A genome region from Bacillaceae bacterium IKA-2 includes the following:
- a CDS encoding polysaccharide deacetylase family protein, which produces MKEKMAKMLVAVMIFVAAISVTVAGVQANEEPISMTDQQLWWKKKDKDELPRLGGGSENPERIQEQPVSNIILQQRYPETIVLQGSTTEKKIALTFDDGPDPRFSETVLDLLKEYNVPATFFVMGSRAVAYPEIIERVIAEGHVIGNHTYFHPNLVKEGDLATLEREVTRTENILNEIIGYRTKLFRAPYGFLYNELVEKLRDMDYSVVVWSIDSLDWQEDPPEVIADNVLNNIHPGAIVLMHDGGDWDADRTNTIAALRQIIPALQKQGYQFVTVPELLNIPYQK; this is translated from the coding sequence ATGAAGGAAAAAATGGCAAAAATGTTGGTTGCAGTGATGATTTTTGTTGCTGCTATCAGCGTTACTGTTGCTGGAGTTCAGGCTAATGAAGAGCCTATTAGTATGACCGATCAACAACTATGGTGGAAGAAAAAAGATAAGGATGAGTTACCACGTCTAGGTGGCGGGTCTGAAAATCCAGAGCGCATTCAAGAGCAACCAGTATCAAATATTATTTTGCAACAAAGATACCCTGAGACAATTGTTTTGCAAGGATCAACGACAGAAAAGAAAATTGCCTTAACTTTCGACGATGGACCTGATCCGCGCTTTTCAGAGACCGTGTTAGATTTGTTGAAAGAGTATAATGTCCCGGCGACATTTTTTGTAATGGGTTCAAGGGCAGTTGCCTATCCGGAAATTATTGAACGAGTGATTGCTGAAGGTCATGTTATCGGGAACCATACTTATTTCCACCCAAATTTAGTTAAAGAAGGAGATCTAGCAACCCTCGAAAGGGAAGTGACTAGAACTGAAAATATTCTGAATGAGATTATTGGCTACCGAACAAAATTATTTCGAGCACCGTATGGTTTTTTATATAATGAGCTAGTAGAAAAGTTAAGAGATATGGATTATTCTGTTGTTGTTTGGTCTATTGATTCTCTTGACTGGCAAGAAGATCCGCCAGAGGTTATTGCTGATAATGTTTTAAACAACATCCATCCTGGGGCAATTGTTTTAATGCATGATGGTGGCGACTGGGATGCAGATCGCACCAATACAATAGCAGCGCTGCGTCAAATTATTCCAGCATTGCAGAAACAAGGGTATCAATTTGTGACTGTACCTGAATTACTGAACATTCCTTATCAAAAATAA
- a CDS encoding M20/M25/M40 family metallo-hydrolase — protein MLNCRDDILFLTNQLVNIESIVNTDGEREISQSLYTIISSYRYFRENPDYVVKQQTLNDDKERYNIVSFVKGTKSKSNKTVILMGHMDTVGVDDFNQLKDLACQPEELMKALKHEQLPSTVEEHLNSGDYLFGRGVLDMKSGVASHLYLLKYYSDHPDELEGNLVVVIECDEEDGSHGILSALPLLKSLRQEHQFEYVGAINSDFVAPRFEGDINRYIYKGTVGKLLPSFFISGAETHVGACFEGLDPNFIAAELTRQINYNPELCNEAYGETTLPPVSLKQMDLKPSYTVQTALSAYVYFNFFIHSWSPKEVLDKLKVQAEIAFDHALDLFKQRYQLYSQISNQPYVEVEWASRVMSYEEMEECLIAEWGDRFVTEMNEFKDKLLLNESLDTRMFSVKVVEEAWKWMTDKSPAIIVFYSSLYSPRIEVTGKNALETNLITALDEAVSKVQPKYAYPIVTRNFFPYISDMSFVALSDDDEGIKAVSNNNPGWGTKHYVNYQDIRDINVPVINIGSYGLDAHRQYERVELTYSFEVVPTLTNEVIKNLLKM, from the coding sequence ATGCTAAATTGCCGTGATGACATTTTATTTTTAACAAATCAGCTTGTAAATATTGAGAGCATCGTTAACACAGATGGAGAAAGAGAAATCAGTCAGTCTTTATACACGATTATCTCCTCTTACCGATATTTTCGAGAAAATCCTGATTACGTAGTGAAGCAGCAAACTTTAAATGATGATAAAGAACGCTACAATATTGTCTCCTTCGTGAAAGGCACAAAATCAAAAAGTAATAAAACTGTCATTTTAATGGGACATATGGATACCGTCGGGGTAGATGATTTTAACCAACTTAAGGATCTAGCTTGTCAGCCAGAAGAACTTATGAAAGCTTTAAAACACGAACAGCTTCCAAGTACTGTCGAAGAACATTTAAATTCTGGAGATTATTTGTTTGGTAGAGGTGTCCTGGATATGAAAAGCGGAGTTGCTAGTCATCTTTATTTATTAAAATACTATTCTGACCACCCTGATGAACTAGAAGGCAACTTAGTAGTTGTGATTGAGTGTGATGAAGAAGACGGTTCACATGGTATTTTATCAGCTTTACCACTTTTAAAAAGCTTACGACAAGAACACCAATTTGAATATGTAGGGGCGATTAATTCTGATTTTGTCGCACCTCGTTTCGAAGGTGATATAAACCGTTATATTTATAAAGGAACAGTGGGCAAGCTGCTTCCATCGTTTTTTATCTCAGGTGCCGAGACTCATGTGGGAGCATGCTTTGAAGGACTTGACCCTAATTTTATCGCTGCCGAATTAACGAGACAAATCAACTATAATCCAGAACTTTGTAATGAAGCCTATGGTGAAACTACTTTACCACCAGTATCTTTAAAACAAATGGATTTAAAACCATCGTACACTGTCCAAACCGCTTTATCTGCTTATGTATATTTTAACTTTTTCATTCATTCTTGGTCTCCTAAAGAAGTATTAGACAAGTTGAAAGTTCAGGCAGAAATTGCTTTTGATCATGCATTAGATTTATTTAAACAGCGCTACCAATTATATAGCCAAATAAGTAATCAACCTTATGTCGAAGTTGAATGGGCATCGCGAGTAATGAGTTATGAAGAAATGGAAGAATGTTTAATTGCTGAGTGGGGAGACCGTTTTGTAACCGAAATGAATGAGTTTAAAGACAAACTATTGCTTAATGAAAGTTTAGATACAAGGATGTTTTCGGTGAAAGTTGTTGAAGAGGCCTGGAAATGGATGACCGACAAAAGTCCGGCTATCATCGTCTTTTATTCATCCTTATATTCACCACGAATTGAAGTCACTGGCAAAAATGCTTTGGAAACAAATTTAATTACTGCCTTAGATGAAGCCGTAAGTAAAGTTCAGCCCAAATATGCTTACCCGATTGTAACGAGAAATTTCTTCCCTTATATTTCTGATATGAGTTTTGTTGCCTTAAGTGATGATGATGAAGGAATAAAAGCTGTTTCTAATAATAACCCTGGTTGGGGAACTAAGCATTATGTGAATTACCAGGACATTCGTGATATTAATGTTCCAGTAATTAATATCGGTTCTTATGGTTTAGACGCCCATAGACAATATGAGCGAGTTGAGTTGACATATTCTTTTGAAGTTGTTCCAACTTTAACAAATGAAGTTATTAAGAATTTGTTAAAAATGTAA
- a CDS encoding NapC/NirT family cytochrome c, which produces MIKWFKESNNKLLLLVLVGAFIGIVLYTSTVTAIKATDTGEFCSSCHVMDTVYEAFTRSAHARLDCNDCHAPTDSQVNKLMFKARAGLGHIYMNTLGASSIPDVLHATETSVEVVNKNCISCHQHTIENVAHDSKGTCIGCHRQVPHGLGIFKSADWHLNLNIDAAK; this is translated from the coding sequence ATGATAAAGTGGTTTAAAGAATCAAACAACAAACTATTATTACTAGTATTAGTAGGAGCTTTTATTGGGATTGTTTTGTATACAAGTACAGTAACGGCCATAAAAGCAACAGATACTGGGGAATTTTGTTCTAGTTGTCACGTGATGGATACTGTCTATGAAGCTTTTACAAGGTCAGCTCACGCTAGGTTAGATTGCAATGATTGTCACGCACCAACAGATAGTCAAGTTAATAAATTGATGTTCAAGGCTAGAGCGGGTTTAGGACATATTTACATGAACACACTTGGTGCAAGTTCAATACCAGACGTACTTCATGCAACTGAAACTTCTGTTGAAGTGGTTAATAAAAATTGTATTTCTTGTCATCAGCATACAATTGAAAACGTCGCTCACGATTCTAAAGGAACGTGTATTGGCTGCCATCGTCAAGTCCCTCATGGATTAGGAATTTTTAAATCAGCTGATTGGCACTTAAATCTAAATATTGACGCTGCCAAATAA
- a CDS encoding ammonia-forming cytochrome c nitrite reductase subunit c552: MLKKVAYIHKLLILCIFLVMLSACKTPEELAVDDPEPLTDLSPDEYLNTAFKDAFPVHYESYLRNMGNGRPPVSKFIPEYEPYLPILFAGYPFEQEYNTTRGHPYAVEDVSNIARISDRSIGSCMTCKSTTVTPLLKEFGDDYWSANFRGEIFPRMEELAETGGHEDLGEYGHVSIGCSDCHDPVSMELRITRPSLTHALARQGIDVTEATRNEMRTYVCAQCHVEYYFEPELKKVRFPWDYGTKPEEIFEYFETTAIDEGFDYDFIHAVSGAPIIKAQHPEYEMWSYGSHGRAEVSCSDCHMPFERRDDKRKISSHYWASPLENIETACRTCHSDKTERYIIDRVGEIQERHLEAVHEAQDITVEAHYFVNRMITAGVTQEKINEAQAHVREGQWYTDIIAAENSDGFHNPQGSMDTLRMASNASNRAIKLAIEEIQKLNIDLDELRSEIEKVKTMVYNEEDPFEKHIHATNNFFPKQNN; encoded by the coding sequence ATGTTGAAAAAAGTGGCATATATTCATAAACTACTTATCTTATGTATATTTTTAGTGATGTTATCTGCATGCAAAACTCCTGAAGAACTAGCAGTAGATGATCCGGAGCCATTAACAGATCTGTCTCCTGATGAATATTTAAATACAGCTTTTAAAGATGCATTTCCAGTTCACTATGAAAGCTATTTAAGGAATATGGGGAATGGGAGACCTCCTGTATCTAAATTTATCCCTGAGTATGAACCATACTTACCGATACTGTTTGCTGGATATCCTTTTGAACAGGAATATAACACGACAAGGGGCCACCCCTATGCTGTTGAGGATGTGTCAAACATTGCTAGAATTAGTGATCGATCAATAGGTTCTTGTATGACTTGTAAAAGTACTACAGTAACGCCACTTCTAAAAGAATTTGGTGATGATTATTGGTCTGCTAATTTCAGGGGTGAAATCTTTCCGAGAATGGAGGAATTGGCGGAAACCGGTGGTCACGAAGATCTAGGTGAATACGGTCATGTGTCAATTGGATGTTCAGATTGTCATGACCCAGTATCAATGGAGTTAAGAATAACCCGTCCTTCCTTAACTCATGCATTAGCCCGTCAAGGAATTGATGTGACAGAAGCAACAAGAAATGAAATGAGGACATATGTCTGTGCCCAGTGTCATGTCGAATACTATTTTGAGCCCGAGCTTAAGAAAGTTAGATTTCCATGGGATTATGGAACAAAACCTGAAGAAATATTTGAGTATTTTGAAACGACAGCAATTGATGAAGGGTTTGATTATGATTTTATCCATGCCGTTTCTGGAGCACCAATTATAAAGGCGCAGCATCCAGAATATGAAATGTGGAGTTACGGTTCCCATGGTAGAGCCGAAGTTTCCTGTTCGGACTGTCATATGCCGTTTGAACGGAGAGATGACAAGAGGAAAATTTCTTCGCACTATTGGGCTTCACCTCTAGAAAATATAGAAACAGCTTGTAGAACGTGTCACTCGGACAAAACAGAGAGGTACATTATTGATCGAGTTGGAGAAATCCAAGAGCGACATTTAGAAGCTGTTCACGAAGCTCAAGACATTACTGTGGAAGCGCACTATTTTGTCAATCGAATGATAACAGCGGGAGTTACTCAAGAAAAAATTAATGAAGCACAAGCGCATGTTCGTGAAGGTCAGTGGTATACCGATATTATTGCAGCTGAAAATTCAGATGGATTCCATAATCCACAAGGATCAATGGATACTCTGAGAATGGCTTCAAATGCATCAAATAGAGCTATAAAATTAGCAATTGAGGAAATCCAGAAACTAAATATTGACTTAGATGAATTACGCAGTGAAATTGAGAAAGTCAAAACAATGGTTTACAATGAAGAAGATCCGTTTGAGAAGCACATTCATGCAACAAATAATTTTTTTCCGAAGCAAAATAATTAA
- a CDS encoding response regulator yields the protein MAKILIVDDSALMRLTLKNIVIEAGHEVVGEAGNGIEAIASFQSTQPELVTMDITMPEMDGIEALKAIKKINPKAIVVMCSAMVQQILVIEAIQSGAADFIVKPFNAERINESIDKVLSRSTVS from the coding sequence TTGGCTAAGATTTTAATCGTTGATGATTCGGCACTGATGAGACTGACGTTAAAAAATATAGTTATCGAAGCAGGTCATGAAGTTGTCGGTGAAGCTGGAAATGGTATAGAAGCAATAGCAAGTTTTCAGTCTACTCAACCAGAGCTTGTCACGATGGATATTACAATGCCAGAAATGGATGGTATTGAAGCACTAAAGGCAATTAAGAAAATTAATCCCAAAGCTATAGTAGTAATGTGCTCTGCAATGGTCCAGCAAATATTGGTTATTGAAGCAATTCAATCAGGGGCGGCAGATTTTATCGTAAAGCCTTTTAATGCAGAACGGATTAACGAATCTATTGACAAGGTATTATCGAGATCAACGGTTAGCTAA
- a CDS encoding YqeG family HAD IIIA-type phosphatase codes for MKYLKPDYQFEHFTDVSLELLKENNIRAIFSDLDSTLTAHNQLGDEQFAKWHEKLESIGVKLVVVSNNSQGRVDRFTKPYDIVGFGRCNKPTTSRMLKIMAEIGVTSSDSFFLGDQLFTDIICGKLLKMKTILVKPLGEEQEPWTVRWKRGLEGSIKKRW; via the coding sequence ATGAAGTATCTTAAACCAGATTATCAATTTGAACATTTTACAGATGTTTCTCTGGAACTTTTAAAAGAAAATAATATTAGGGCGATTTTTTCCGATTTAGATAGCACGTTGACCGCTCATAATCAATTAGGAGACGAGCAGTTTGCGAAGTGGCATGAAAAACTAGAGAGTATTGGTGTGAAGCTTGTAGTTGTCTCAAATAATAGCCAAGGACGAGTAGATCGTTTTACAAAGCCATACGATATAGTTGGATTTGGTAGATGTAATAAGCCAACAACAAGTAGAATGTTGAAAATCATGGCTGAAATTGGTGTGACGAGTAGTGATAGTTTCTTTTTGGGAGATCAACTATTCACGGATATCATATGTGGTAAACTCTTAAAAATGAAAACGATACTCGTAAAACCATTAGGAGAAGAGCAGGAACCGTGGACGGTACGATGGAAAAGGGGTCTTGAAGGAAGTATAAAAAAACGTTGGTAA
- a CDS encoding BMP family ABC transporter substrate-binding protein, whose protein sequence is MKKRKFPILISLALAAGTLLAACGQENEPEDPAETPGEEQQNDAAVEEATDFSVKMVTDTGGVDDKSFNESAWEGLQNFGADFGGEVDYLQSGDAADYQPNLNRLVREGNDLVLAIGFLMADDIKAVAEQQPEAQLAIVDSVVADDAGNPIGNIAHITFKEHEGSFLVGVAAALQTKTDKVGFIGGVEFDLIKKFENGFKAGVHSVNPNIEVVVQYAQSFNDANIGRQIADAMYDGGADVIYHAAGGTGIGLFTEAKNRKREGQDVWAIGVDKDQHEEGLPENVILTSMVKRVDQAVYQVSEQTMNGDFPGGQIIEFGLADEGVGIAPTTENLSAEILQEVENYKEKILNGEIDVPKTDEEFEVFKK, encoded by the coding sequence ATGAAAAAAAGAAAATTTCCAATTTTGATATCACTTGCACTTGCGGCGGGGACGTTGCTTGCAGCTTGTGGTCAAGAGAATGAACCAGAGGATCCAGCAGAAACGCCAGGTGAAGAGCAACAAAATGATGCAGCAGTAGAAGAAGCAACTGATTTCTCTGTAAAGATGGTAACTGATACTGGCGGGGTTGACGATAAGTCATTTAATGAATCCGCATGGGAAGGTTTACAAAATTTCGGAGCAGATTTCGGTGGTGAGGTTGATTACTTACAATCTGGAGACGCAGCGGATTACCAACCAAATTTAAACAGGCTTGTACGTGAAGGAAACGATTTAGTTTTAGCAATTGGTTTCTTAATGGCTGACGATATTAAAGCAGTTGCTGAGCAACAACCAGAGGCTCAGTTGGCAATTGTTGATAGTGTTGTTGCTGATGATGCAGGTAACCCAATTGGAAACATAGCTCATATCACTTTTAAAGAGCATGAAGGTTCTTTCTTAGTAGGGGTAGCAGCAGCATTACAAACAAAAACCGACAAAGTAGGCTTTATTGGTGGAGTTGAATTTGACTTAATTAAGAAGTTTGAAAATGGCTTTAAAGCAGGTGTACATTCAGTTAATCCTAATATTGAAGTTGTTGTTCAATATGCACAAAGTTTTAACGACGCTAATATCGGTCGTCAAATTGCAGATGCAATGTATGATGGCGGTGCTGATGTTATTTATCATGCAGCTGGTGGGACGGGTATTGGACTATTCACAGAAGCAAAAAATCGTAAAAGAGAAGGTCAAGATGTTTGGGCAATTGGTGTTGATAAAGACCAACATGAAGAAGGTTTACCAGAGAATGTGATTTTAACTTCAATGGTTAAACGTGTAGACCAGGCAGTGTATCAAGTTTCTGAACAAACAATGAATGGTGATTTCCCTGGCGGACAAATTATTGAGTTTGGCTTAGCTGATGAAGGAGTTGGTATCGCACCAACTACAGAAAACTTATCGGCTGAAATTTTACAAGAAGTTGAAAATTATAAAGAAAAAATCTTAAATGGTGAAATTGACGTACCTAAAACAGATGAAGAGTTTGAAGTTTTCAAG